In the genome of Malania oleifera isolate guangnan ecotype guangnan chromosome 5, ASM2987363v1, whole genome shotgun sequence, the window CTCATCACTGGAATGTGCAAGGGGGGAAGACTTGAGGAAGCAACTGAACTATTTGGTAAAATGGAGGAGAATGGGTTGGTTCCTACAGCTCTAACATACAATGCTTTGATTGATGGATATTGTAACAAAGGCAGTTTAGATATGGCTTTTAGCTACAGGGATGAAATGATTAAGAAGGGCATAATGCCCACTGTTTCCACTTATAATTTGCTGATTCATGCACTTTTTATGGAAGGTAGGATGGCTGAAGCTGATGATATGATAGAAGATATGCGAGAAAAGGCCATACTACCTGATGTCATCACGTTTAACATTCTGATCAATGGGTATTGCAGGTGTGGGAATGCAAAGAAAGCCTTCATGCTTCATGATGAAATGTTATATAGAGGGATTCAGCCCACGCGGGTAACTTATACATCCCTTATTTATGTTTTGAGCAAAAAGAGTCGAATGAAAGAGGCGGACAATTTATTTGAGAGGATGCTCAGTGAAGGTGTGACCCCAGATACTGTAATGTTTAATGCATTGATTGATGGTCACTGTGCTTCTGGGAATATGGACCATGCATTTTTGCTTTTAAATGAAATGGATAGGAAGGGTGTTTCTCCAGATGAAATCACGTACAACACCCTAATGCAAGGGTATTGTAGGAAGGGGAAAGTTGAAGAAGCTCGTGAACTTCTTGACAAGATGAAGAAAAAGGGAATTAAACCTGATCACATCAGTTACAACACCCTCATTAGTGGGTATAGTAGGAGAGGTGAAATAAAGGATGCTTTTAGAGTTCGAGATGAGATGTTGAGCATAGGTTTTAATCCCACCCGTCTTACATACAATGCCCTTATACAAGGGTTATGCAAAAACCAGGAAGGAGGTCATGCAGAAGAACTTCTTAAAGAAATGGTAATTCAGGGCATTACCCCTGATGACAGCACATATATCTCGTTGATTGAAGGAATAGAGAAAGTAGATAAGTTCATGGAGCAATGATCAATAATCAACTTGTTGGCAGCAATATTTCAACCTTGAACACTAGAAGTAATTTTCAAGGAGGAGAGCTCATAGagatttttgacttttttttatatactttAGACGCAATCTATTTTATATAGATTGAACTTAGAAATGTACATTTTGAGTAATATTGTGATAATTGATTTGCAAATTAGTTGCTGTGGGATTCATTATGAATTTTTTAGGGATATGAATATGCTTGATTGTAATATTGTACGACTTTGTTTTCTTTACCTTGTAAAGTTGATTGTTTTCATTTTGGAAAAAGTTCTTGCTCAGTTggtcattttcatttcatttttcacTTTTGATAGACTTAGAAGGCAGACTTGTTGTAATTATGCTTGGAACATGCTATGCAACTTAAAAATTTGCACAATCCATGTGTTAGACAAAAACAACAAATTCTTCTCTTCTCTATCGTTTGCTTTTTTATAACTTTTGTTTCCTTTTCTGATGATAAATGTACTGCTGTATCCCAtatgtttatttgtgtttatgtTGCATCACAATGCATTGAAGTCTTCAACTTTCCATTTTTTCTTAGAATGTAATGCTGCTTTTGAGGGTATGGATttcagaccttggatttggatttagatggatttggacaaatttcaatacaattttatattatattttatccaaatccaatacaaatccaaatccaaggcatctccaaacatagggtaagtgtatttCCTCATTGTGATTTCGTAAGCTTATTGATTAATTTTTGTTGctggttaattaattaattaattaattatttctaaTTAGTCATTTTCAATAATGAGTGTTGTGGCATCTCTGAATTTCAACATACATGCTTGCTTTTTCAGTTTTCTCTCCCCAATTGTTTCTTACTGTCATGTATTGTATGCACTTCATGTGCAGACAGTTGATTGACTAAAGAATAAAATAAGGGATGTACaaaattcattattttttattactaccaccatgatttttttttttttttttggattatgcacACTACCACCATGATTACTACTActagtggtggtggtggtggtgttaGTAGCAGTATTATGATTTCCATTGGGTTTGATTCTGTGAAGGTTTTATTTAGACTAGTATAATATCAATTAGTTATGCACTCTTGTCGTTTTTCCTATATTGAGGTCTTCAGCAAACCGAAGGAAGATAAATTTCGGACATGGAGGAGTGAATTCTCCAAACCAAttacaatatatattattttgggtggctgaacctgtTGCACTAAATGATCCAAGTACTATACATACATTATATTTTTATCATGTGtcagttaattttttttttttttttgttcggtataaaagtcttttttttttttccttttttgtttcattttcattttttttgctGGATATTTTCATGTAAATCGTATCATATATGTAATATTACAAGTTCTTTTTTTGTATTAAAATCTATTCTAGttattctttttttctaaaaattaatgtTTTAGTCCAAGTGAATATGTGTggcattatacaaataaaaataacatcTATTTTCCTTATGTAAACATTGATGTGGGGTATCCATAGCATTCTTAACACCTTGTTTTATGCACTGTTTTTTTTTCCATGCAATAATATTGTGATACCAGTACACTTCACCTAAGAGAATTCTATGAAAACTTAAAAAATGATCATTTAAAGGCCTGTTTTGCAACACCTCAAAATAAACTTCTGTAGtattttttacttaaaaaataaatagtagaATGCAAATAAGTGCAGTTGGATTGTGTCAATCAAGTGCTCCAGGAAAATCACTTAGTTAAGAAAAAAAGCAGTAGTGAACTGTCAAACATATCCATTTCTGTTTTTGGCTCTTTGCCCTCTCTTGGTCATCTTCAAAACACTGATCAGTTTTATTATTTGGATTTAAAAGTTCTCATTTTGATTTGGTCCACTATCTTCTTGAGCAACGTCTCAGGTTTCCTTGTATATGATCGGACCATCATTAATGGTCACATATGTTATTTGGTACATCTCCTGTTCTTGATTTGATCTGTGCTTAATTTTGAATGGTTCTACTTGTTCTGGTTTTCTATTTGTTTTTTATTGTGAACACTACTCTCACCGATCTGCTGCTCTCATACTATCTTAATTTCTATGAAACAACAGAGTTGGATAAAGATCAACCTTTCCTCTGACTACTAAAATAGCAATCTCATCTTCTAATTTTAGATAACTTGATTTTTTATCCTCTTTGCCTTCTGGTTTTGCTGTTACTTCTCTTTTGTACTTATTAGATGTTATTATGTTAGTCTCTAAGTGTTTGTCTATTGATGCTTAATTTCTCTGTTGTTCTTCAATAGCTATTTTCTTTGCTGTGTTGATACTATTTTATTCTTTCTGATTAAATAGAAACAATAAAACCAATTGCAACCTATTGCACACTTACCTATATTGATGCATGTTTTTACATTCTTATTCTTTTACTCTCTGCAGGTGAGTAAGGGTCATTGATGAATTCCTTAGTGACTTTGGATTATTTATCCTTGAATGTATGCTATTTTAAAACTGTCCTTCAGTATTTATCTATTTTATGCTACAATATAAAACAGGACTAAAAATGTTTGAGAAGCCTCCAAATCCCCAATTCTAAATTCTGGGATTTTAGTTTTTTCTTTCTTAATTATCATAGATTATAATTTTCCATTCCTTGATCTTATTGGCTACTCTATCattttaatatattcaaattctaataatgataataaaatcaCCCAGCTATGCAGGTTCGTTCCCCTGGTCCTCCCCAGCTGTGCAGCATCATACGCCAGTTGCCAGCCATCCTGCAAGAGTAATTCTTTCATTCCCTCAACTGCTCCTATCTCCTTTCTCACCCAAatcccctctccttctctctctgttAATCCTCCATGCATAAACTAGGCTGCATTTAAGACCTCTGCTATGCCTGAGCTGACCTCTGCAGTCCTCTTTGCCGTCCAGCAGTCTGCCATTGACCATGACAAGCATGGCTGTTTGGAGTATGTCAACTCTGCTGCCTCTGCCATCCCTGTGCTAAAAGCACCATCTGCGATACTTTGGCAGCAAGGCAGGCTTACCTCCACCTTTTGGCACTGCCACTATTATGTTGGCAAATCATGGATCATCCATTTCTGTGTGATTGTGGTGGATTAGGCCTAACACTGATTTAGGTATTTGTGGATTTTTTGCAGTTCGTTGAATACTTGGTAAcagttaaataaaatttaatacctGCTTAATGTATATTTTTCCAGATTTGTTTCTTAATTTCAAGACTGTTTTATCTAATTCTATGATTTTTCTGTGGAGATCTATGCAGTGGATGAGGGGGATATGGAATTTTTTTGAATAACCTGCAGAAAATTCAAATGTTCTTCGTGCTAGGGTTTCTTCTTGGACAAATTGTGCAGGTTCATTCCTGATGGAGATTTTCCCAGGTCCGTATCTCCCTTTCAGTCTCTTATATTATGCTATGAAGTCTTGATTTTACTTTTTTCAATTCTTATTCATTAGCGTGCAATTGCTGATTCAAGCAATGGAAGATTAGGTAAGTTATCAGGCTGTAGTATATTTTGGTGCTGCACAGACAGATTCTGTTCTACTCTGGCTGATCATTGTAGAACTTTTATTGTCCATAGTCCAATCTTTTTTCTTGGATGTTAATATAGTGAGTTATGACAATGATCTGTGATTGCAAGCGATGATGCTGAATGTCTTGATTCGATTTAATTCTTTAGACTTGGCGATTGTGAGTGACTTGAGTGACGTCTGATCATCACAGTGACTGACCCTTCTGGGAGTGACGGTGATTGGGGCCCACCATGTTGCCTGCAATGAGACTTGTGATGGGGGCCTACAACCCCATTTGATTTTgatcctttcttttttttttttagctttagGAACATATTAGAAAATCAAATCCATGCTAAATCTCAAACAGAAAGTTGGAAAATGACCAGGAGATTCTTTTGGATTTTATTtacctttttttcattttttttaaaattttcatcaattaataaCAAATAGAAACAAGCCAAAATTCAATAAAtaagtaaaattaaataaaaaacttGAAAGTAATACTAAAACTTAAACTATGAAAGTGCAACAAAAAACcgtttttatttaaaagaaaacaatTTAAAATTAAGAAGAATGTGCATTTTTGTTGCAAAATAAAAccattttaaatgattttttaaagtttaaaaaacagaaataaaaaatgaaataaaaataaattttaaaaattatgtcgATAGGTTTAAGTGGACTGGTTGATTGGTCCAACATTACTTAAGTGTACTCATGCTGTGCGTGTGGAGATAACACACCCAAACAGCCCATGCTCCAATTATCTTCTCCGGCAGCCCTAGGGTTCTCGCAGAACCCTAGTGGCTGCAGCCACCTTGGAGCTTCCATTGTATGCCCTCTGACGCTGGAAACAGCCGGCTGCCACCTTCGTTTGCATCGTGTTAGATTCTTCTTGCTAGGAAAATCACCAGAATTGTACCTCTCTCCACTAGTTCGATTCTCTCTGGCGACAATGGCGATTTTCCGGATTCCGTCCATCCTAAAGCCTTCTGGCCATATGATGTAGGACGAGAAGCAgttatttggatggatcattttgacccaattaggaggcctatgtcaaagaatagggtgaatggtttattggatccgaaacccaaatgtgcttagttagttgtttatgtatgggtgtgtagtttgcttgtattaggattatttatgttgggggtttgtttgtagtaattgtgtattctaggggtatgtttgtaatgcaatgtagttttaggggtacgtgtgtaatttcatgtgtttagaggctttcttatgaATAGTGTAcgaaagccatgatgtaggcagttATTGATGAATGTGAATTAGAGTTGAATGTTTTTTCCaccctggtatctcctctctcctcccttccctttccttcctctcttctatttcttctaaattctcccctggctgcagaaccttgatgctgcccctgcatcaccaTCCTAAACCATGCCCATGATCCCCAGATACTAGATTTCTTCTCCAGAACCTACAAACACAGctgttctctttctctcttcctaTTTTTCTCTTCAACCTTTCACGGCCTTGAACCCAACACTACACATTGGTATTTCATCCAGGAAAAACACCAACTTGAGCATGAATAAATGTGTATGATTCAAACAAGAAAAATTACTACTTTGAGGCATAGTTAGGATCAAATCACTATTTTGCATTAATGATGAAGTAAAGACGCTAGCCTAAACCGTAACATGATATGGAGATGGTTACTCCAAAGCTGCAATCTTGAAACAAATATCAAAGTTCAAACCCTATCACCAAATCAAAGAAGTGTCAAAGTGATTCATTCGTAACATGCCGTCAATTCAAGGAAGCATTCATGAAAACATGCACAAGCAATACATGTGACGGAGAGACATACCTTGTTCTTCTTGAAGACTTGAAGATCAAGAAACCCAAGAATCCAAGAAATCCTAGAGAAAATCAGCAAATCTTCAATCTTCCTTTTCAAACTTGAGTTCTTCAATGGAGTTTGCCACAATAACCAAGGTTGGAAGAAGTTTTCCTCCTAAGACTGGAATGTAGCTtctcttctatctctctctctctctctctcgcctccCCCTAAATGAACATGTTCTCCCAGAAATTTTTGTGTCCCCCCACAAAGGGAGCCCTTGCTTCCATTTTATAGATTTTTGGGAAGCAATATGTGTTGCCTTTAACCTCTATTTCCAAAAAACACCCTTTAGAGACAAGGAAATCCCTTCCTTGTCCCATAAAGGTGTTTGGAAGCGAGCTCCAACTTAATCTTAAGGGaaaattcttaattaaattaagGATAACCCTCTAGTTGTCAAGGTTAAAGCAATTAAATCCCAAACAAGTGAAATTGAGAGTCCCAATTTAACCAAACTTGAATTATCCTCTATTGTCCAATAATTGAGAAATTCCTATCCCGGACAAATTTGGGTGTCTACACCTTTGTGCCAAGATAAAGAACACTAAAAAGGCCCTTAAGGTGTGGAATAGGAGCACTTTGGGAACTGCACTTATATGATTAAAATCCTCAGAGACAAGATAAATTCAGTCCAAAACCAGCTAGCAACAGATCAAAATTTGAATAGGGAAGCTAAATTATGTGCAGAACTAGAGGAGCAGCTAATAAGAGAAGAATTGCTATGGAGACAAAATCCAAGAGTCAAATGGATTTTGGATGGGGACTCAACACACTACATTTTTCATCCTTCAACCATCACGAGAAGAAGGAAGAATGCCATTGAAATGCTAAGAAAAGGAGATGCGTCCTGGATTGAAGATAGACTGGAGATAGAGAATGGATTTATACATTATTTCACAAATCTTTTCATCAGGTCTAACCCTCACATTCTGCCCCAACTAGAACATTTGACGAAGCGCACAATAACTCAAGATGAAAATGACTTGCTGTGTGAAATACCTTCTGAGCTGGAGATCAGGAATGCCATTTTTGAAATGAATCAACTAAAACCACCAGGCCCTGATCGCATGTAGCAATTTTCTACAAAACATACTGGCCTATGGTAGCTAAAGATGCGATAGAGATGACTCAAGAGTTTTTTAGACGTGGGAGGATGTTGAGAGAGATAAATCACACCATTATAGTACTCATTCCTAATGGTCAGGATTGTAGGACTGTTAATCTTTTTCAGCCTATCAGTCTTTGCAATGTAGTGTAAAAAATTATCTCTAAAATACAAGCATCCAGACTGAGACCTTTAATGGGGAAACTCATTGCTCAATACCAAGCTGCATTCTTGAAAAGTAGGGCAGTTGGAGATAAAATTTAATCATTGGCCAGGAGATTTTTCCACTGcttcaagaaaaagaaagcaTAGGCGCCTTAATGGGATTTAAAGTTGATCTTAGTGAGGCTTACGATCGCATAGAATGACCTTTTATCCTAACAGTGCTAAGATGTTTGGCTTTCaaaagtttgtgaacatgataGAGCAGTGTCTTTCCACAGTAACCTACTCCATTCTCATAAATGGAAGTCCACTTGGCTACTTCAAACCTAAGAGGGGTCTAAGGCAGGGGGACCCCTTATCCCTTTTTCTATTCACAATGGGAATGGAAGTTCTCTCCAGGCTGATCGAAAGAGAAGAAGAACATGGAGATCTGCAGGGTATTAAAATTGCTAGAAACTGTCACTCTATCAATCATCTTCTGTTTGCTGACAATCTGTTCATTTTTAGCAGAGCAAATG includes:
- the LOC131156413 gene encoding pentatricopeptide repeat-containing protein At2g15630, mitochondrial-like, translated to MRTRRPITFRPFNHTTFSPTNQAHLSCLPFSTSPSERLQQTQNPLPGLPTNSPPITEQFLEKSILSSQWHLIEHVSPNLSPSLISAVLFNLRSTPEPIVSFIDQCDFHELDIKCFCLAIVIISRLPSPKPAVEVLKRVINSRTATNREVFDELARARGCLNVSSSIVFDLLIKGYCELKRADEAFECFYMMKDRGIVPKIETCNYMLSLFLKLNQAETAWVLFAEMFRWRINSSSYTFNIMINVLCKEGKLKKAKNFIGFMERLGFKPNVVTYNTIIHGYCLKGKIEGAREIFNAMRRKGLEPDLYTYGSLITGMCKGGRLEEATELFGKMEENGLVPTALTYNALIDGYCNKGSLDMAFSYRDEMIKKGIMPTVSTYNLLIHALFMEGRMAEADDMIEDMREKAILPDVITFNILINGYCRCGNAKKAFMLHDEMLYRGIQPTRVTYTSLIYVLSKKSRMKEADNLFERMLSEGVTPDTVMFNALIDGHCASGNMDHAFLLLNEMDRKGVSPDEITYNTLMQGYCRKGKVEEARELLDKMKKKGIKPDHISYNTLISGYSRRGEIKDAFRVRDEMLSIGFNPTRLTYNALIQGLCKNQEGGHAEELLKEMVIQGITPDDSTYISLIEGIEKVDKFMEQ